The genomic stretch CTGGTCGGTTTTATCAACATTCAACATCTCCATGAAATGAATTTTGGAGTTGGCTTCTAGTATGCCATATTTTTGTAGAAATGATATTCAGAAAATGCGGATTCATCGTTTATTAAATAAATGTCAAACCAATGAGAAGCCATCTTAGAAATACTTGATCTTTCACTGTGCGCGGCATGGGTACATCTCTGCTCGCTTCGGTGCTGCTCCGCTTACAGGCACAGGCGCTTCCAGAGTTGCACCCATGCCCGGATTGGCTGGTCTGTTTTATCAATATTCAACATCCCCATGAAATGATTTTTTGAGTTGGCTTCTAATCAATAGTAGACAGTATTTTCTTTACGCGCTGGATTTTTTCTTTGTCGGTCAAGTTGAGGCTGTATTCATCAATGGTGTAGCTGCCGCCCATTTGAATGTTCGGGTTCTTGTATTGCATGAGGCTTGCGGTTTGCGTCCGGCATGAGACGTGAATGTCGCGCACGCCGGTTGCGTTGATGATTTGCGCGGCGTTGTTTTCGTTGACGCCGCTGCCCGCCATGATGCGCAGCGAACCGCCCGCCCGTTCGACGAAGCGCGTGATGTTTTTAACGCCGTCGAGCGCTTTGTTCTCGAGACCTGAGGTCAGCAAAATATCGACGCCCATCTCGATTAATTGATCGAGTGCATGGTCTGGATTGCTAGTCATATCGAAGGCGCGGTGAAAGGTGACTTTCAATGGACGCGCCTGTTCGATCAACGCCTTGGTGTTTTCGACGTCAATCGAACCGTCAGGTTTGAGTAGCCCAATCACAACGCCGTCGGCCTTCAGATAATGCGCGGTTTCGATGTCGTACATCATCACGCCGAGTTCATCTGCGCTATAACAGAAGTCGCCGCCGCGTGGGCGCACCATAATTTGAATGGGAATCTCGACAGCCGCCCGGATGCGTTTAATCATGCCTGCGCTGGGGGTGGTTCCGCCTTCGACCAGGTTGTCGCATATTTCAAGACGGTCAGCGCCACCTGCCTGCGCGGCGCGGGCGGATTGCACGGAATTGACGATGACTTCAAGAGCAAATGGTTTTTTTGTCATGGTATTTTTCACTATAAGCCATCTCAAATTGTATAAAACATGTTGAGTAAAGGCGCGGGTACAACTCTCTTCGCTTCGGTGCGGGCTTTCAGGCTCTGCTAGACGCTCACAGGATTGCACTCGCGCCTTTGAATAAAAATGTACGAGGTCGGATTGTAACAGCCGATTCAATAAATTTTCGAAATGGCGTCTATTTAATTATGTTGCTGTATGATAAGGTAAACCTGCATCATTGAGAATTCTTCCAAGACGAACCCAGCATACCTGAGGGAGAATTTTTGATGAAGCGTTCCCCCGCATTTACTTTAATCGAACTACTTATCGTTGTCGCCATCATCGGCATTCTCGCCGCGATTGCCGTGCCCAATTTTTTGAACGCACAGGTGCGCGCCAAAGTCGCGCGTAGTTACGCTGATATGAAAAGCGTCGGCACGGC from Candidatus Hinthialibacter antarcticus encodes the following:
- a CDS encoding copper homeostasis protein CutC codes for the protein MTKKPFALEVIVNSVQSARAAQAGGADRLEICDNLVEGGTTPSAGMIKRIRAAVEIPIQIMVRPRGGDFCYSADELGVMMYDIETAHYLKADGVVIGLLKPDGSIDVENTKALIEQARPLKVTFHRAFDMTSNPDHALDQLIEMGVDILLTSGLENKALDGVKNITRFVERAGGSLRIMAGSGVNENNAAQIINATGVRDIHVSCRTQTASLMQYKNPNIQMGGSYTIDEYSLNLTDKEKIQRVKKILSTID